The window gatgctctcaattgtgcatctgtacaagtttgtgagggttttaggtaccaagccaaatttcttcagcctcctgaggttgaagaggtgctgttgcgccttcttcaccacacggtctgtgtaggtggaccatttcagtttgtcagtaatGTGTACACGAGGAACaagaagctttccaccttctccactgcggtcacatcgatgtggataggggggtgctccctctgctgtttcctgaattccacgatcagctcctttgttttgttgacgttgggtgagaggttattttcctggcaccacactcccagggccctcacctcctccctgtaggctgtctctttATTGTTGTGTCATCTGgagacttgatgattgagttggaggcctgcatggccacgcagtcatgggtgaacagggagtacaggaggggttgagcacgcatccttgtggggccccagtgttgagtatcagcgaagtggaggtgttttttcatacagtacatttaccacctgcgggcggcccgtcaggaagaccaggacccagttgcacagggtggggttcagacccagggcctcaagcttaatgatgagcttggagggtactatggcgttgaatgctgagctatctTGATCTGTATTATTCAGAGCCTATGGAATTACACCATATATACattctacagaccctactgagtattGCCTACAACACTTCTACTGTGGCACCTAGAATAGTATTTGCTCTATAAGCCAATATGTCTTCCATACACATTGCTTTGCATTGGGGGCATTTAGGCTATTGACATTCTGAAATTCTGTGACCTGAAAGTACTTTTTTAGTGTTGCTGAGGAGACAGGGCCCTGTTTCAGCACCCCTCCACTCCCTCACCATCGTCAGAGCAGTCTTTCccagctcagtctctctctgctggGCCAGTTCTCTCAGCTTCAGGGTCCTCATGGAACCAGCCTGGGTGGAGCCCTCAAACTCAGCATTTTGCATTTCACCACAGAtactgagaaagagagggagaggggggaggggggggggtccctgtAACTTCAAGATATTTCAGGGAAAACGTATCAAACGTTGCAGTTACAATTAGCCCAACAGTACAGAACTGAATAGTTTACACACCTgtccagctctgcaatgcttttCGTCATCTCGCCATCTTTCTATAAAAGAGGGAAATGCAGACCATAACACatttccatccacttagctataggtatctgaccacttttttgtcTGTGTGTTGCTTAGTAGTGACATGCTTACCTTGATTCTGTCTCTCGCCCTCTGCACAAGTTTGTTTTTGGAACGTCGTTCCTCACAACCAAACATCCTGCTGGCAGTTTATTTGAAGTAAATAGTCACAAGTATCTTGCTTTAACAAAGACTGCACAATAAACGAATAAATGGTTAAAAACATGTCAGCGTCTCAAAGGATGGAGGCGAGTCTGTCTACGTTGGCATGGTAACTAACCTATGTAGCCGGAAATATCCTTCCTTCGCTGCCAATTACATTGAACGATACAGATCACATGACCAGCATGACGCGTGTTGCCCGTCGCCGTTCCTTGTGCAGGAAGTGGTTACATGGGGCGGTTAGATACACATGAAAGTCATTCTACCGGCAAAAACCAGAGGCGAGACAAAATTGACAAAAGCTCCGTATTTATCTTCCTGTTGTTAGTTTGTTACAGTAGAACGTTATAGTGCGATGTTAGGTTTGATTCTGAATGTGTATTGCTATCATACCTCAGCCATTAGTCAGTAAAGCTAAAGGACTAGCTAGTAGTAACCGTAACGTtacagtagctaacgttagctaggttacATTAGCTAATTTACTTGTAGTTACATCAGAATAGGGCTTGGCAATCTTACCCCAGCATTGTCATCATGATACGAACAGGAGGGGTGCAGCAGATGGCCAGGGGACTATGCCAAATAATGGGACGTGAAATCTCAAAGGGAAATTTCAACACCAACATCAGTCAAATGACTCCAAGAGGAACTCTCCAGCTTCCCTGGTCCTCTATCAACAGTGTCCGAACCATGGCGGtaggtccagaaacacacacagtcacacatatTTAGCTAGCTACAAACAGCCATAACATTAGTGTAGCCTACTGTCAAGGGCAATATGAGTGAGAACATGTGAGTCATGATTCATCTTACCTAAACATTTGTCATGGTTCCCTTTTTCCGAACGTTACTGCCGATAGAAACATTATTTTTTTCCCACAATGTGCATTGTCAACTGTGCAGTAATGTTTTTCGTTCTGGATGTTTCTGCCGTGtcatgctgttctgttgtcatACAGTGGGACCCCCTGTACTCAGTCAGATAATACTGTAAGTATGGATGAGGGTGTAATAGTAGTGTTTGTCCACTAGGTGCTGCCCTGGCCTTTCTCTTTCCAGCCACGGGACTTCAGCCTGCCCAACTCGTCCTGGGGCTCCGACATGAGGCGTCTGTATGAGCACTATAACAGCCAGTGTGAGGTAGAGACAGATGACGGAGAGAAGAAGTGGGGGGTCTGGAGAAGACTGCCCAGCTATAACCGCTCCCTCAAGTACGCCACAGGTACAGTAAGGAAGGGTTTCTTCCACatatggatggtgtgtgtgtgtgtacgaaaatgcatgcactcactactgtaagtcgctctggacaagataaatgactaaaatgtggcGTAAAAATGTAACGTGTTTGTATAGCCCTGTCTCTCATGTCCTGGACATAGTGTCTGAGTaagatgttgtgtgtatgtgtgtaactctgtgtgtctctccttcCAAGGTTGGGTGTATCTGAGTAAGAtgttgtctgtatgtgtgtttctcCTTCCAAGGTGGGGTGTATTTGAGTAAGATCATTCAGTCGAAGGCACGTCTGTTCACGCGGAAcatcagggagcagggagcagggttCGAGTACGTTGTGTTTGTCAACAAGCAGgagcagaagtgtgtgtgtgtgttccaggctgGCCACCTACTGGAGGGACCCCCGGGGtgagctgtttgtgtgtgtgtgtgctgatggCATGTGTATACTGTGACAATGTTTGTccttgtgtgtgtatctctgtaaaAATGACACAATCAACTGCTAGCATTCAAACATCATATTTAGTCTGAGGTATAATGTTTGTGTGCGATTCCAGGCACGTCCATGGGGGGGCAATAGCTACCATGATTGACACTGTAACGGGGACCCACGCCACCTACCTCTCTGGGCCTGTCATGACTGCCAACCTCAACATCAACTACCGCAGGTacacacactttctccctcactcccttcctcactctctccatcactcactcATGGCTTAttaagctctaaaaacatgttttcatgttATTGTGGTCATTATTGTAGGGTTCTAAGTGAGGTTCTAGATTTTTCCTGACCACATTTCCTGGTTATTACACATACTGTATCCCGCCTCTCCTCCCCAAAGCCCCATCTCATTGGGTAGTACAGTGCTGCTCACCTGCTCATTGGATAAGAAGGAGGGACGGAAAACCTTTGTTTCCTGTCAAGTGACCAACACGGACAGCTCCAAACTACACACAGAGGCTACAGGTACTGCCACCCACCCTCACGTGTTGGTTGTGTTTTAGACGTGTGTCATTGGACTTTCAGTCAGTCTGAAGTGTTCTCTCAGTCTTAGTATGTTTGGTTCTTttccctcatccttctctctctctccttctccctctctttctctctccttctccctctttctctctccctctctctctctccttctccctcgctctctctccttctccttctctcaggGCTGTTTCTGTCAATCACAATGGGACACCTATTAGGAGGATGATGGATAGGCCAGCTCATCGACCAACCAGACGCTACAAACACACAACATCAGAAACAGCACTGACTTCCAAAGGGGTGTGTTTGTCTGCTCACAAATGTTTGGGTGTATATCAGTACCTGAGTGTGGGAGTGTGTATGCTTGAGTGTGGGAGTGTGTATGCTTGAGTGTGGGAGTGTGTATGCTTGAGTGTGGGAGTGTGtatgcttgagtgtgtgtgtgtgtgtgtgtggttctgacTGTCAGATCCAGTAATCTTCTTAACTCTAGCAGTTTGCCTGAGACACCTGATGCCTTGTGCTCCACTGACATAGTATACAGATACTGTATATGGATATtgtacctctctttctccactgttACACACTCCTGGACAACCAGCTCCAGTCGGAGTGAAGCTCATAACCTCTGGTATATTATATTCAGGTCGAGGCTGTGAATACAACTTTTCTGAACCCTTCTTCCCGACAGCTAAAGGTCCCGACACTTCTGCATGTGCAGAATTCTCTACTTTACACACCTCCATTCACATTTCTCAGTCAATTGTGACTGATAATCTTCATGTTTTACCGGTGAAACGTCCATGCAGCATCTGCATACCTGTGTCTAGTTTCAATCATAGCACATATTTTGCCTAGTGGCACGTGCTGTTGAGTTTTGGCCACATGAGAGAAAAATGTGCCTATTTGCACAATCATCCTAAAATCTCATAAGAAATGAGGTGGTGTTTTTGTATTACAGTAATTTTATACTACGCTATTATATTGGGTTCTGTTATGTAGAATACCATCATTATGTGATCTGGCaaacattgattcagctttgatctgaCTTTATTAAACGAGCACCATTCACCTGAGTAGCTTGTTCTCTAGTAGAACAGAGACTGTGTAAAGAAGCTTCGGGACCTTTAGCCGTCGGAATGAGGGGTCTAGAAAAGTTGGATCCACAGCCACTCCGATATATTTCATggatagtttattttttatttatataattCTGAATAATTTATTAGGTCTTTTACAGTTTGAGGTTTGAATCATTGCTGATATGTTATTATGTGACCATTATGACCTTTTGAATAAAGATTTACCTCTTGGGTACTGTAGACTGTTTTTCAATGGTATCTGGCTCAATGTGGGATAACTTTTCCCTTCTTCCTTTCCCCtcttctttccttcctctctgtttctgtcgctgtctgtctccctctcaccccttctTCCTTCTTTCCCCTCTtctttccatcctctctctctctgtcgctgtctgtctccctctctctttctctttatttgtCAGTCTGTCTTGTCTCTGACCCCTCCCTCTTTGTGAATGATCCCCTTCCAGTAAGAAATGAATGACAGGCAGCATTACCGTAAAACTAACACATCACAGAGTTCAGAGGATTCTGTCAGCATAAAACCAGCAGACCACAGAGCCTTAACCAGCACTCTCACTACTGAGACTGGCTCTGAGGACAAAACATAGACACTATGGTCTCAATCTGGCCCTTTCAAAATGCTACTTTATTAGACTCTTTGGGTATTGTAGGCACCCATAACACATAGTAGGCATGGTAACGAACTCATAATAGTAGGCATGGTAATGAACTGATACTAGTAGGCATGGTAATGAACTGATACTAGTAGGCATGGTAATGAACTGATACtagtaggcatggtaactaactgatactagtaggcatggtaatgacctgatactagtaggcatggtaactaactgatagtAGCAGGCATGGTATTGAACTGATACGagtaggcatggtaactaactgatactagtaggcgtggtaactaactgatactagtagGCATGGTAATGAACTGCTACTAGTAGgaatggtaactaactgatactagttggcatggtaactaactgatactagtagGCATGGTAATGAACTGATACTAGTAGGCATGGTAATGAACATATGCTAGTAGTCATGGTAATGAACTGATACTGGTAGtcatggtaactaactgatattAGTAGGCATGGTAATGAACATATGCTAGTAGTCATGGTAATGAACTGATACTAGTAGGCAgggtaactaactgatactagtaggcgtggtaactaactgatactagtagGCATGGTAATGAACTGATACTAGTAGGCATGGTAATGAACATATGCTAGTAGTCATGGTAATGAACTGATACTGGTAGtcatggtaactaactgataatAGTAGaaatggtaactaactgatagtagtaggcatggtaactaactgatactagcaggcatggtaactaactgataatACAAGGCATGGTAATGAACTGATACtagtaggcatggtaactaaGTGATACTAGTAACGGATACtagtaggcatggtaactaactgatactactagGCGTGGTAACTAACTGACACTAGTAGACATGGTAaactaactgatactagtagGCATGGTAATGAACTGATGGTAGTAGtcatggtaactaactgatactagtagacatggtaactaactgatactagcaggcatggtaactaactgataatACAAGGAATGGTAATGAACTGATACTAGTAGGAATGGTAACTACCTGATACTAGTAACGGATACtagtaggcatggtaactaactgatactagtagGTGTGGTAACTAACTGACACTAATAGGCATGGTAaactaactgatactagtaggcatggtaatgaactgatactagtaggcatggtaactaactgatactagtaggcgtggtaactaactgatactagtaTGCATGGTAATGAACTGATACTAGTAGGCgtggtaactaactgatactagtagGCATGGTAATGAACTGATACTAGTAGGCATGGTAATTAACTGATAATACTAGACATGGTAACTAACTGCACTAGTAGGCATGGTAATGAACGGATACtagtaggcatggtaactaacggatactagtaggcatggtaactaactgatactagtaagcatggtaactaactgatactagtaggcatggtaactaacggatactagtaggcatggtaactaactgatactagtaagcatggtaactaactgatactagtaggcatggtaactaactgatactagtagGCATAGTAACTGATACTATTAGACATGGTAATTAACTGATACTAGTAGAAATGGTAACTAATTGATACTAGTAGgaatggtaactaactgatactagtaggcatggtaactaactgatactagtaAGCATGGTAACTAATTGATACTAGTAGGCATAGTAACTGATACTATTAGACATGGTAATTAACTGATACTAGTAGAAATGGTAACTAATTGACACTCGTAGGCATGGTATCGAACTGATAATActaggcatggtaactaactgataatTCTAGgaatggtaactaactgatagtAGTAGGCATGGTAATGAACTGATAATACTAGACATGGTAACTAACTTATACTATTAAGACTGGTAACTCACTGATACTAGTAGGCATGATAACTGATACtagtaggcatggtaactaactgataatTCTAGgaatggtaactaactgatagtagtaggcatggtaactaactgataatACTAGGCATGGTAACGAACTGATACtagtaggcatggtaactaactgataatTCTAGgaatggtaactaactgatagtAGTAGGCATGGTATCGAACTGATAATActaggcatggtaactaactgatactatTAAGACTGGTAACTAACTGATTCtagtaggcatggtaactaactgataccAGTAGGCATAGTAACTGATACTATTAGACATGGTAATTAACTGATACTAGTAGAAATGGTAACTAATTGACACTCGTAGGCATGGTATCGAACTGATAATActaggcatggtaactaactgataatTCTAGgaatggtaactaactgatagtAGTAGgaatggtaactaactgatactagtaggcatggtaactaactgatactagtaAGCATGGTAACTAATTGATACtagtaggcatggtaactaactgataccAGTAGGCATAGTAACTGATACTATTAGACATGGTAATTAACTGATACTAGTAGAAATGGTAACTAATTGACACTCGTAGGCATGGTATCGAACTGATAATActaggcatggtaactaactgataatTCTAGgaatggtaactaactgatagtAGTAGGCATGGTAATGAACTGATAATACTAGACATGGTAACTAACTTATACTATTAAGACTGGTAACTCACTGATACTAGTAGGCATGATAACTGATACtagtaggcatggtaactaactgataatTCTAGgaatggtaactaactgatagtagtaggcatggtaactaactgataatACTAGGCATGGTAACGAACTGATACtagtaggcatggtaactaactgataatTCTAGgaatggtaactaactgatagtAGTAGGCATGGTATCGAACTGATAATActaggcatggtaactaactgatactatTAAGACTGGTAACTAACTGATTCTAGTAGGCATGGTAATGAACTGATAATACTAGACATGGTAACTAACTGCACtagtaggcatggtaactaacggatactagtaggcatggtaactaactgatactagtaagcatggtaactaactgatactagtGACTGATACTAGATAATAttaggcatggtaactaactgatactagtTAGCATGGTAACTAACTTATACTCataggcatggtaactaactgatacaAGTTGGCATGGTAATGAACTGATACtagtaggcatggtaactaattaatactagtaggcatggtaactaactgataatactaggcatggtaactaactgatactagCAGGCATGGCAACTAACTTATACTCgtaggcatggtaactaactgatactagtaggcatggtaatgaactgatactagtaggcatggtaactaactgacactagtaggcatggtaaactaactgatactagtagGCATGGTAATGAACTGATACAagtaggcatggtaactaactgatactagttggcatggtaactaactgacACTAGCAGGCATGGTAACAAACTGATACTAGTAGGCATGGTAATGAACTGATACTAGTAACGGATACtagtaggcatggtaactaactgataatactaggcatggtaactaactgatactagCAGGCATGGCAACTAACTTATACTCgtaggcatggtaactaactgatactagtaggcatggtaatgaactgatactagtaggcatggtaactaactgacactagtaggcatggtaaactaactgatactagtaggcatggtaactaactgatactagcaggcatggtaactaactgataatacaaggcatggtaactaactgatactagtaACGGATACTAGTAgacatggtaactaactgatactagtagGCGTGGAAGTAACTGATACTAGTAGGCATGGTAATGAACTAATACTAGTATGCATGGTATTCAACTGATAATActaggcatggtaactaactgatactagtagGCATGGTAATGAACTAATACTAGTATGCATGGTAAGTAACTGATAATActaggcatggtaactaactggTATTAGTAGGCATGGTAATGAACTGATACAAGTAGGCATGGTATCTATATGAAACtagtaggcatggtaactaactgatagtAGCAGTCATGGTATTGAACTGATACTAGTAGgtatggtaactaactgatacttgtaggcatggtaactaactgatactagATGGCATGGTAATGAACTGATACtagtaggcatggtaactaactgatactagtagGCATAATAACTAACTGATAATTctaggcatggtaactaactgatactatTAAGACTGGTAACTAACTGATTCTAGTAGGCATGGTAATGAACTGATAATACTAGACATGGTAACTAACTGCACTAGTAGGCATGGTAATGAACGGATACTATTAGGCATTGTAACTAACAGATACtagtaggcatggtaactaactgataatactaggcatggtaactaactgatactagCAGGCATGGCAACTAACTTATAATActaggcatggtaactaactgatactagtTAGCATGGTATCTAACTTATACTCATtggcatggtaactaactgatacaAGTTGGCATGGTAATGAACTGATACTAGTAGGCATGTTAACTAATTGATACtagtaggcatggtaactaactgataatGCTAGGCATGGTAATGAACTGATATTAGTAGGCCTGGTAACTAACTGATAATTCTAGgaatggtaactaactgatagtagtaggcatggtaactaactcATACTATTAGACATGGTAATTAATTGATACTAGTAGGAATGGTAACTAATTGACACTAGTAGGCATGGTATCGAACTGATAATACAATTCATGGTAACTAACTGGTTCTATTAAGACTGGTAACTAACTGATTCTAGTAGGCATGGTAATGAACTGATAATACTAGACATGGTAACTAACTTATACTATTAAGACTGGTAACTCACTGATACTAGTAGGCATGGTAACTGATACtagtaggcatggtaactaactgataatTCTAGgaatggtaactaactgatagtagtaggcatggtaactaactgatactatTAGACATGGTAATTAACTGATACTAGTAGGAATGGTAACTAATTGACACtagtaggcatggtaactaactgatactagtTAGCATGGTAACTAACTTATACTCataggcatggtaactaactgatacaAGTTGGCATGGTAATGAACTGATACtagtaggcatggtaactaattaatactagtaggcatgg of the Oncorhynchus clarkii lewisi isolate Uvic-CL-2024 chromosome 3, UVic_Ocla_1.0, whole genome shotgun sequence genome contains:
- the LOC139405714 gene encoding acyl-coenzyme A thioesterase THEM4-like, with the protein product MIRTGGVQQMARGLCQIMGREISKGNFNTNISQMTPRGTLQLPWSSINSVRTMAVLPWPFSFQPRDFSLPNSSWGSDMRRLYEHYNSQCEVETDDGEKKWGVWRRLPSYNRSLKYATGGVYLSKIIQSKARLFTRNIREQGAGFEYVVFVNKQEQKCVCVFQAGHLLEGPPGHVHGGAIATMIDTVTGTHATYLSGPVMTANLNINYRSPISLGSTVLLTCSLDKKEGRKTFVSCQVTNTDSSKLHTEATGLFLSITMGHLLGG